In Pseudophryne corroboree isolate aPseCor3 chromosome 3, aPseCor3.hap2, whole genome shotgun sequence, a genomic segment contains:
- the ZHX3 gene encoding zinc fingers and homeoboxes protein 3 has translation MASKRKSTTPCMIPLKTLALESGTELAEEFKDKSSKDEPQQILPDLMDSNNEMLSNGHQNLDGMRFFCKYCNFGSHETSPFVEHMNSKHNDFREDPSYVCIVCSFLVKDPKELEAHNADCHPGDSDLSWTVAKHENYTVVEQSVSGHNTDPDVTDHCAEERLDDYSEISITKTPIMKNMKNKLETKKIITIKDNANHVSEEFEKKSRLTPKNGSISVSKVTNNIVNSSQIVNGSIIGTVPVLQTGVTQLVSINAPQSVIQPKLTTSIVAPVLHKQSVVQKYQSHQLPTAKSLPKVMIPLSSIPTYNSSMDSNCFLKNNFNKFPYPTKAELCYLTVVTKYPEEQIKIWFTAQRLKQGISWSPEEIEDSRKKMFNTVIQSIPQPVPQPTITVLNAPLVASAGNVQHIIQAALPGQIVGQPQGAGGLLVTQPIITNGIQGTATSVSLTVTPFHTSQTTTAASTASLSGKLNISSKPVTTTSPSMLSPNAYDPIVSRCKKSRQQLSALKNSFCKSQFPSHGEVAKLTRITGLSTRDVRKWFSDKRYHFRNKPSSYFAESGDLVSDPQSDTMFTMVKEPDDFALPTSGHAPSHTQSHTPSHAPSHTPSHAPRRQSWNQAPDFTLTRYKERAPEQLRALEGSFARDSCPSVEEVNRLRSETKMTRREIDGWFSEKRKKIAEDLKKDHSHFDDDIEISADEMEIYDVKVSDDLESHVENSSPVSERKVNPIKINLKALRVTESGDNTESSKDNSMASDGGSRPSTPQKNRQSCKKTAQQRDFLKQMFVKTQWPSVEEYDNLVEQTGLPRTDVVRWFGDCRYSYKNGNLKWYDSYQKVFNDLKPLSHQPLLDYYSQQQIVCEDDIDDLCEKTGMSADDIRAWFAERLEEDKQGASDEGSDDPQLDYAERSKKQKEVTHDGISEVADGWEPNGQETSADSRSLQSIAQLGKKS, from the coding sequence ATGGCAAGCAAAAGAAAGTCCACCACACCTTGTATGATACCCCTGAAGACCCTAGCCCTGGAGAGTGGCACAGAATTGGCTGAAGAATTCAAGGACAAAAGCTCCAAAGATGAACCTCAGCAAATATTACCAGATCTTATGGACAGCAATAATGAGATGCTATCTAATGGGCATCAAAACCTCGATGGTATGAGATTTTTTTGCAAGTACTGCAATTTTGGCTCTCATGAGACAAGCCCATTTGTTGAACACATGAACTCAAAACACAATGACTTTAGAGAGGATCCCTCATATGTTTGTATTGTATGCAGCTTTTTGGTAAAAGACCCTAAGGAGCTGGAAGCTCACAATGCAGATTGTCATCCTGGAGATTCTGACCTCTCCTGGACTGTGGCCAAGCATGAAAATTATACCGTTGTGGAGCAGAGTGTGAGTGGCCATAATACTGATCCAGATGTGACTGACCATTGTGCAGAGGAACGTTTAGACGATTACTCCGAAATATCAATTACTAAAACTCCTATAATGAAGAATATGAAAAATAAACTGGAAACAAAAAAAATAATCACCATAAAGGATAATGCCAACCATGTAAGTGAAGAGTTTGAGAAAAAAAGCCGCTTGACACCCAAGAATGGGTCCATATCTGTTAGCAAAGTCACCAACAATATTGTGAATTCTTCTCAGATTGTAAATGGCTCCATAATAGGAACTGTTCCTGTACTGCAGACTGGGGTGACGCAGCTTGTATCAATAAATGCTCCACAGTCCGTAATACAGCCAAAGCTTACTACATCAATCGTAGCACCAGTGCTACATAAACAATCTGTTGTACAGAAGTATCAAAGTCACCAACTTCCTACTGCAAAGTCCCTTCCCAAAGTAATGATTCCTTTAAGCAGCATTCCAACCTACAACTCGTCCATGGATTCTAACTGTTTCCTTAAAAACAATTTCAATAAATTCCCTTACCCTACAAAGGCAGAGCTTTGCTATCTAACAGTGGTTACAAAATACCCAGAAGAGCAGATCAAAATCTGGTTTACAGCACAACGGCTTAAACAAGGTATCAGCTGGTCACCTGAGGAAATTGAAGACTCCAGGAAGAAGATGTTTAACACTGTAATCCAGTCCATCCCCCAGCCTGTACCTCAGCCAACTATAACTGTTTTGAATGCACCACTTGTAGCCAGTGCAGGCAACGTTCAGCACATTATTCAAGCTGCTCTTCCAGGGCAGATTGTCGGTCAACCGCAAGGAGCAGGGGGTTTGCTTGTTACTCAACCTATTATTACAAATGGAATCCAAGGAACTGCTACTTCAGTGTCCCTAACAGTGACGCCTTTTCACACCAGTCAAACCACAACTGCGGCTAGTACAGCATCGTTATCTGGAAAATTAAATATTTCATCTAAACCAGTTACAACCACCTCTCCCAGCATGCTGTCACCAAACGCTTACGATCCCATTGTTTCAAGATGCAAAAAGTCAAGACAGCAGCTTAGTGCTCTCAAAAACAGTTTTTGCAAAAGTCAGTTTCCCTCACATGGTGAGGTTGCAAAGCTGACCAGAATTACCGGTCTGTCCACAAGGGATGTTAGAAAATGGTTTAGTGATAAGAGATATCACTTCCGTAACAAACCTTCATCTTATTTTGCGGAGTCTGGTGATCTGGTATCTGACCCCCAATCTGATACAATGTTTACTATGGTGAAAGAACCTGATGACTTCGCTCTTCCAACAAGTGGACATGCTCCATCACATACTCAATCACATACTCCATCACATGCTCCATCACATACTCCATCACATGCTCCAAGGAGACAGTCATGGAACCAGGCTCCAGACTTTACACTCACACGATACAAAGAGAGGGCACCTGAGCAGCTCAGAGCTCTGGAAGGTAGCTTTGCTCGGGATAGCTGTCCTTCTGTGGAGGAGGTGAACCGACTTCGGAGTGAGACTAAAATGACAAGGCGTGAAATAGATGGCTGGTTCTCGGAGAAACGCAAGAAGATAGCAGAAGATCTCAAGAAAGATCATTCACATTTTGATGATGATATTGAAATTTCAGCTGACGAGATGGAGATCTATGATGTTAAAGTTTCTGATGATTTAGAGTCTCATGTAGAGAACAGTTCTCCAGTATCTGAGCGAAAAGTAAACCCAATAAAAATCAATCTAAAGGCTCTCCGTGTGACAGAGTCAGGGGACAACACCGAGAGTTCAAAGGATAATAGTATGGCAAGTGATGGTGGCAGTAGGCCATCCACACCTCAGAAAAATAGACAGTCCTGTAAAAAAACTGCCCAACAGCGAGACTTTTTAAAGCAAATGTTTGTCAAGACACAATGGCCATCTGTAGAGGAGTATGATAACTTGGTGGAGCAGACTGGGCTTCCACGTACAGATGTTGTACGCTGGTTTGGGGATTGCAGATACTCTTATAAAAATGGCAATTTAAAGTGGTATGACAGCTATCAAAAAGTTTTTAATGACCTTAAACCTCTATCCCACCAGCCTCTTCTGGACTATTATAGTCAGCAGCAAATAGTTTGTGAAGATGATATTGATGATCTTTGTGAGAAGACTGGGATGTCTGCAGATGATATCAGAGCCTGGTTTGCGGAAAGGCTGGAAGAAGACAAACAGGGTGCCTCAGATGAGGGCAGTGATGACCCACAGTTGGATTATGCTGAGAGGTCTAAGAAGCAGAAAGAAGTCACACATGATGGGATCTCAGAGGTTGCTGATGGCTGGGAGCCCAATGGTCAGGAAACCAGTGCAGATTCCAGGTCTCTGCAGTCAATTGCTCAGCTTGGTAAGAAATCATAG